GAGTCCTTTGTCAGCCCGGTCGAGTGTCTTGGTGATCCAATTCGCTGTCCCTATTGGGACGTTTAAGGGCTCCCCCCTCGTTTCACTTGGCTCAATGGCTTTAGCTGCTTTCAACAAGGCCTCAGCTGTAGATAGAGTCAGATTGACCTTATCCACTTGAGTCCCTACGAGGATCAAGCCTCCCCCCAAAGCGAAGACCAACAAGAGACTCAGCGACTTTATCCAGTCAGCAGGATCCGTGGTATAGAACGCGACCCCTGCGAGGGCGAGGGTCGCCAGCGTGCCGCCTGAAGCTCCCATACGTGTCCAAAAGAGACGATCTCTTGTCGCCCTGAGTTTCAAAAACTCGGCAGCAACATCAGCAGACGCCTTTGAAAAAGCCGGATGCCAGGCCAAATCATGTGTACAAGCTTGAAAGAGGGCGTTGCCCTCCCGAAGCGTTTCCTTCTTCAGAACCGGCAGGCAATGGGCTGCGAGATCCAGCGCCGCATCGAGGAGCAGACTGCCGGCATCTGTGTTGTCCTGAAGGCTCGTGCGCCCGTCAGGACTGTTGGCTTGATCCTGCTGCCTGATGGTCACCGTTCGCACGCCAGCCTATCCCTATCCCGGTCCAGCCGAGGGTGATACGCCGGGCGCCCTCTCTTGCTGTTCCAGTACCCGGCCGCAGCAACCGCTTTGCAGCTTTTGAACCCGCCCGCAGGGATGGGGTCAGCGGAAGCGACGGAAAGAAAAGGCAGCTTTTTCACAGGTTGCCTCTTGATGGACCAGAGACGCAGTCTGCTCATATCCGGTTCGATTTGGCGAGATTGCACCGCCGGCACAGGAGCTGCAGATTGTTCGCCGTATTCGCTCCGCCAAGGCTGTGGGGAATCACATGGTCGAACTCCAGGTAATTGCTGTCGCCACACTGCACGCACTTGCCCTGATCGCGCTGCCAGACTTCCAGCTTCACATGTTGCGGAATCGAACGGCTGGCCCGCTCGGTCTGCGGCATCAGCAGGAGGCGTTTATTGATCCGCACAAGAGCATCCAGCGTCGCCCCCAGCAGTACCGGCTGCTGCACATGGTGGTACGAGCCGTTTCCCTTCTTGACCCCCAGCGATAGATTCACGCCGTCAGGCAGTTCTTCAATCATCAGCACCTTGCCGTACTGGATATTCCAGCCACCTTCCGACGCGCTGCTGAAGTGAATCTGGCGGCTCGTGACGGTCAGTCGTCCTGGGATATCGCGGATTCGGGTGGCCGTGACTTGGCGGTAAGTGGCTGTACATTCGAAATGGGCGATCTCGCCCGCCTCAAGAAAGAGACTGCTGTGAATGGTTGGCAGGTGGCCCGCCCGGATGCTGGTGGCCTGCTTCAGTTCCGACAGTTCCTGGCGCAGATGCTGCACCATTGTGTGAGGGACTTCTAGCAGGTGAACCAGTGAATTGAACGTCCCCTCTTCTTCAGGCGTGATCGTGCCGTCTGACCGCGCCAGAGCGAACATACGTTCCAGCAGACGGAGGGCGTCAGACCGCACAAATTCCAGAGCCTGACGCGCACTCAAGCGCTCCTGGTCAATGACACTCTGCAGGTCAGTCCATTCGTGGTACTCCATGACGCTGTCTGCGCAGGCGGCCACAAACCGAGTGCGAAAGCGGCGAAGGCCTTCCTCTATCTGCCGGCGACAGTGCGCGCAGAGCCCCTGGCCATCAAGACGGTTCATCAGGGTGCTGTTTGCCCGGCAGCGCCGGCAGCTCTGGCCAGACGGCGCACTGAGGGGCGCGGAGCGTAAAGGCGCCCAGTCCTGCATGGAAGGCACGGTCGGGTGCTGGGCAGATGAGGGGGATGGGGGGACAGGTAAGGGGGGCTCGTCCAGCACCACACCTCCAAGTGATTCCAGCAGTGCCTGGAGCCCACCATTGAACCCCTGACCCACCGCCGCCACGCGCCACTGTCCCTGATGGCGGTACAGCTCCAGCAGCATGACAGCGCGCTCTGCCTGGAACATGTTGCCTTTGACTGCAAAGTCTGCACGCACACCGGCAGCGTCGCCCAAGCGCACCAGGCCGTCACCTAAAGCGGAGAAGTTCTGATGATCAGAAGTGGCCACCAGCAAGAGCCGATGAATCCCAAGTGGCAAACGGGAGAAATCAATCCGAACTAAGGCCCGTTGCAGGTCCAGTGTCAGGGATTTTTCGGGACTGCTCGGCTGGTTATAGAACACGAAGTAGCGGTCATCCGAGAGGTGGCGCTGTTCATCAAGGCCGAAGAGGCTGATGTCCGCATCCGTCATGCCGGGCAACTGAACATTCAGGAAGACAGACTGTTCAGTGGTCAGCGATATCAGTGGCAGCCGCTGGCCGCGCTGAAGGGAGTTAGCCATTCACGCCTTCACATGCACAGCGCTGAACTTTTTCAAGGTTGTGGTTGACGGAAATGACGATGCCCTTGCTGACTTTGCCCATGCTGATTGCTGTGCCTCCCAGAGACGAGAATGCCCTCTCTCGTTTGTCCCTCTGTTATGCGACGCCAGGCATGACGGAGCTATAACTGAAGGCGACAGAGCTTCCTGAGCGTGGAGTGAACGCAATCAAGCGGACCGCGGGGCAAGTCACGTCTGGGCGGCAGTGTAGCGGGCGGCGAACTCGGCGGGTGGGACGTAGCCCAGGCTGGCGTGCAGTCGGCGGCGGTTGTCGAGGTCCGCAATACACCAATTCATGTGCCGCCGGGCGTCGTTCAGATCGACGTACTCTTGCAGATCGACCTCCCCGGTCTTCAGGGTCTTGTCGAAGCTCTCCATCTTGGCGTTGTCATAGGGATTGTCCGTTCTAGACATGCTTGGCGTGATGCCCGCAGACCACAGGCGGTCCACGTAGACCCGGCTCGCGTCTTGCACACCCTGGTCCGAGTGACGCAGCAAGCCTGGGGCAGGACAACGCGCGGCCAGCACGCAGGCCAGGTAGACGAAGCCCTGCTGAATCCGCACAGACGTCAGATCGGCTTGCCACACCTGATCTGGTCGCACTGGAATGACCTCGCGCAGGAGGTTGGGAAAGCGCTTCTCGTTGTGGCGGGAATTTGTCGTCGCCCGGAAGCGGCGCTTCGGGCAGCACAACAAGCGGCGTTCCCGCATCACCGGTTAGCTGGACGGCCTCGTCGTGCCAGCTCGCGGGTCACGTGCAGATACCCCTACCCGATGAACGCCTCCACCACCGCCTCGATGTCATCGACCAGCGCCTGATCGGGGTCCACCTCCTCCCGGTGCTGCTGTTCGTAGAACCATGAGCGGCTGACCCCATGCAGTTCACACAAGCGACGCACCGACACCTCAGCATGCGCGGCGCGCGCATCCTCGATCAGTTGGTGCCTGCGTTCGAGCGGTACGTCCATAGCGACTTTTCAGGATCGTGTTCTCCAGCGACAACTGCCCGCAGAACCGCTCTATCTCGGCAATCCGCTGTTCTAGCGACTGGTCGGGTTTGGCTAATCGGTGAAGGCCGCTTCCCCTCGGGCTTCGACTTCCTTGCGCCAGCGGTGAATCAGGCCAGGCGAGAGGGCGTATTCCCGGCAAAGCTGGGCGGTCGTTTGTTGACCCCCATTGACCTGGTTCACGATATCGAGTTTGAACTCACGGCTGTGGGTGCGTCCGGGCAGAGGGGCTCCTTCGGTGCCGACTGCCTTGCCTCCTGGTCCGCTCCTGGGGGGTCATTCCACACCTCTCCTCCCCCTCAGCTCTAACAGGTAGAGCCGCACGCCTCTTCAGGTCGCGGTGAATACAGGCAGAGTGAAGGCGCCCAAGAAAAAGCCCCCACGGGTGTGGGGACAGAGAGAGCCGAAGGCCGGTTAGAAGGCTGCGGCGCCAGCTTCCGCGACGGTCTGGTCCTGTTCCCCCGTGCCGCCACTGACGCCAATAGCACCCACGACCTCACCGTCACGCTTGAGGGGAACGCCACCCGCGAAAATCATGACGCGCCCACCGTTCGAGGCGTGAATGCCGAAGAACTGGCCACCCGACTGACTTTCGGCCGCAAGGTCTTTGGTCGAGATGTCAAAGGCCCGCGCGGTGAACGCTTTGTTGATAGAAATGTCGATGCTGCCAATCCAGGCTTTGTCCATACGGACATGGGCGACCAGATTGCCACCACTGTCCACCACAGCGACGTTCATGGGCTGGCCAATCTCTTCGGCTTTCTGTTCGGCGGCGGCGATCACTTGGCGGGCGTCAGCAAGGGTCAACATAAGGCTCCTTTGGAAACGGGGACGACAGGAAAAGTAGAAACGAGGCGTCCCTGCGCAGCATAGGCAACAGGCGCCTGACCTGCCCTGAGCAACAGTTCACCCTGAGGTCTCAGCAGGCGTGGTACTTGAGCTGAAGCTGGCCCCTCGCACACCACCAACGTGGCTAAGGGGTTAGGTGTGAGGGATGAACCCCAGGGCCTCACGGGGCGGGCGAAGAAACAGGCCCCGGTAGGTGACATCGACGAAGCCATGCTCCTGGGACAGCACGCCCCCAGACTCAAGCAGCATCAGGAGAGGTTCATAGGGCTCGTCACAGAAGGCCGGA
The Deinococcus betulae DNA segment above includes these coding regions:
- a CDS encoding excalibur calcium-binding domain-containing protein — protein: MSRLRLWSIKRQPVKKLPFLSVASADPIPAGGFKSCKAVAAAGYWNSKRGRPAYHPRLDRDRDRLACER
- a CDS encoding TerD family protein — protein: MANSLQRGQRLPLISLTTEQSVFLNVQLPGMTDADISLFGLDEQRHLSDDRYFVFYNQPSSPEKSLTLDLQRALVRIDFSRLPLGIHRLLLVATSDHQNFSALGDGLVRLGDAAGVRADFAVKGNMFQAERAVMLLELYRHQGQWRVAAVGQGFNGGLQALLESLGGVVLDEPPLPVPPSPSSAQHPTVPSMQDWAPLRSAPLSAPSGQSCRRCRANSTLMNRLDGQGLCAHCRRQIEEGLRRFRTRFVAACADSVMEYHEWTDLQSVIDQERLSARQALEFVRSDALRLLERMFALARSDGTITPEEEGTFNSLVHLLEVPHTMVQHLRQELSELKQATSIRAGHLPTIHSSLFLEAGEIAHFECTATYRQVTATRIRDIPGRLTVTSRQIHFSSASEGGWNIQYGKVLMIEELPDGVNLSLGVKKGNGSYHHVQQPVLLGATLDALVRINKRLLLMPQTERASRSIPQHVKLEVWQRDQGKCVQCGDSNYLEFDHVIPHSLGGANTANNLQLLCRRCNLAKSNRI
- a CDS encoding integrase core domain-containing protein, yielding MLCCPKRRFRATTNSRHNEKRFPNLLREVIPVRPDQVWQADLTSVRIQQGFVYLACVLAARCPAPGLLRHSDQGVQDASRVYVDRLWSAGITPSMSRTDNPYDNAKMESFDKTLKTGEVDLQEYVDLNDARRHMNWCIADLDNRRRLHASLGYVPPAEFAARYTAAQT
- a CDS encoding transposase, translating into MPGRTHSREFKLDIVNQVNGGQQTTAQLCREYALSPGLIHRWRKEVEARGEAAFTD
- a CDS encoding GlcG/HbpS family heme-binding protein codes for the protein MLTLADARQVIAAAEQKAEEIGQPMNVAVVDSGGNLVAHVRMDKAWIGSIDISINKAFTARAFDISTKDLAAESQSGGQFFGIHASNGGRVMIFAGGVPLKRDGEVVGAIGVSGGTGEQDQTVAEAGAAAF